The proteins below are encoded in one region of Coffea arabica cultivar ET-39 chromosome 4c, Coffea Arabica ET-39 HiFi, whole genome shotgun sequence:
- the LOC113738654 gene encoding uncharacterized protein, with protein MGNCQAIDNASLLIQHPNGRVDKLYLPVTASEIMKMNPGHYVALLLTTTICPATSSTTTTDNTKATKHSSNTGFKSNSPPVRITRIKLLRPTDSLVLGHVYRLITTQEVMKGLWAKKYAKMRKQQSESSEKKVNLTAKEISDFEAAVRKYEMERSSQTKHERHRTKTSQSASTIAAKSRAWQPSLQSISEAAS; from the exons ATGGGGAATTGCCAGGCCATTGATAATGCTTCTCTACTGATACAACACCCAAATGGTAGAGTTGACAAGCTGTATTTGCCTGTCACTGCCAGTGAAATCATGAAGATGAATCCTGGCCATTATGTTGCTCTCCTTCTCACCACAACCATCTGCCCAGCAACTtcttccaccaccaccaccgacAACACCAAAGCCACTAAACATAGCAGCAATACAGGCTTCAAAAGCAACAGTCCTCCTGTTCGAATTACACGAATTAAGCTTCTTAGGCCAACTGATTCATTAGTTCTTGGCCATGTTTATAGACTGATAACTACTCAAG AGGTTATGAAAGGCTTGTGGGCAAAGAAGTATGCAAAAATGAGGAAGCAGCAGTCAGAGTCATCAGAGAAGAAAGTGAACTTGACAGCaaaagaaatttcagattttgagGCAGCAGTTAGAAAATATGAGATGGAAAGATCCAGCCAG ACAAAGCACGAAAGGCACAGGACAAAGACATCTCAATCAGCAAGCACTATTGCTGCCAAGTCAAGAGCATGGCAACCCTCATTACAGAGCATCTCTGAGGCTGCAAGCTAA